A genomic segment from Nitrospinota bacterium encodes:
- a CDS encoding Fic family protein, giving the protein MKWNWQQKDWPYFRYETKALKGLEEQFLHRSGLLFGAYKHVSDEEKETLTVDLICNEALKTSEIEGEFLNRDSIQSSIRRNLGLETDNRKIPPAERGIAEMMVDLHRNFAKPITHKTLYSWHEMLTTGRRDLKDIGRYRTHADPMQVVSGSIHKPKVHFEAPPSSAMKAEMKMFMDWFKKTGPKGKEPLPALTRAGIAHFWFVCIHPFEDGNGRIGRAIAEKALSECLGQPVLIALSQTIQNNKKNYYSMLEESNKENEITDWLLYFAETILNAQDETQTLIDFVIKKAHFFGKFRSHLNKRQEKVILRMFQEGPKGFKGGLSAENYITISETSRATATRDLQDLFQKGALTKTGELKSTRYYLRLNA; this is encoded by the coding sequence ATGAAATGGAACTGGCAACAAAAGGACTGGCCGTACTTTAGGTATGAGACCAAGGCTCTTAAGGGTTTGGAAGAGCAGTTTCTTCACCGTTCCGGCCTTTTATTTGGAGCCTATAAGCATGTCTCCGATGAAGAAAAGGAGACCTTGACGGTAGACCTGATCTGTAACGAGGCTTTGAAAACTTCAGAGATTGAAGGGGAATTCCTCAACCGTGACAGTATTCAGTCATCCATTCGCCGCAACTTGGGTCTGGAAACCGATAACCGGAAAATACCACCGGCGGAGCGCGGAATCGCCGAGATGATGGTTGATCTCCACCGGAATTTTGCAAAACCTATCACGCACAAGACCCTCTATAGCTGGCATGAGATGTTGACCACCGGTCGGCGAGACCTGAAAGATATCGGACGCTACCGGACTCATGCAGATCCTATGCAGGTTGTTTCCGGTTCCATCCACAAACCAAAAGTGCATTTTGAAGCGCCGCCTTCTTCTGCGATGAAGGCGGAAATGAAAATGTTTATGGACTGGTTTAAAAAAACCGGGCCTAAAGGAAAAGAACCCCTTCCCGCTTTAACCCGTGCCGGGATAGCGCATTTTTGGTTTGTCTGTATCCACCCTTTTGAAGACGGGAATGGACGGATTGGACGGGCCATTGCAGAAAAAGCTTTGTCTGAATGTCTTGGTCAGCCCGTACTCATTGCCCTTTCCCAAACCATCCAGAATAATAAAAAGAATTATTATTCCATGCTGGAAGAGAGCAACAAAGAGAACGAAATCACAGACTGGCTTTTATATTTTGCCGAGACCATCCTCAATGCACAGGATGAGACACAGACACTTATAGATTTTGTGATTAAAAAGGCCCACTTCTTTGGCAAATTCAGGAGCCACTTGAATAAGCGTCAGGAGAAAGTAATTTTGAGAATGTTCCAGGAAGGCCCGAAAGGATTTAAAGGCGGTTTGAGTGCAGAAAACTATATTACTATTTCTGAAACGTCCCGCGCGACTGCAACTCGGGATTTGCAGGACTTGTTTCAAAAAGGCGCTTTGACCAAAACCGGCGAGTTAAAAAGTACGCGCTATTATCTAAGGCTGAATGCTTGA
- a CDS encoding helix-turn-helix transcriptional regulator: MGKNIKSHIKPSRLDQLPEEMQLELKKARTKRGWSQAELGRRIGLPQTHISGIETGRIVPRFDTLLDLARVLSQDLLMIPRELVPVVQGIIRDHRRQEKESHQEEGERPLYTLDHNDDEGDEKER; the protein is encoded by the coding sequence ATGGGAAAAAATATAAAATCACATATCAAACCCTCTCGTTTAGACCAATTGCCTGAAGAAATGCAACTGGAACTAAAAAAGGCTAGAACCAAGCGGGGTTGGAGCCAGGCCGAATTGGGCCGCCGAATTGGCTTACCACAGACTCATATTTCCGGCATCGAAACAGGAAGAATTGTCCCTCGTTTTGACACCTTATTGGACCTCGCCCGTGTACTGAGTCAGGACTTATTGATGATTCCCAGAGAATTGGTGCCGGTCGTCCAAGGCATCATTCGTGATCACCGTCGTCAAGAAAAGGAATCTCATCAGGAGGAAGGAGAACGCCCTCTCTATACCCTTGATCACAACGACGATGAAGGTGATGAAAAAGAGCGCTAA
- a CDS encoding ATP-binding protein — protein MIKRAIYQKVLRALDRQAAAVLIGPRQVGKTTLALEISTSREAVYLDLESLEDREKLKNPALFLGKNENKLVILDEIHRMPELFQALRGLIDQGRRKGLRTGRFLILGSASIDLLRQSGETLAGRIEYIDMEPLNILETSNADNNADPAKLWVRGGFPDSYLATSDEDSYAYRRNFIRTYLKRDVPQFGPRIPAETLERLWIMLAHSQGQLLNASRLAASLSVTAPTISSYIDLLTDLLLVRRLRPLHANTKKRLVKAPRVYVRDSGITHALLGIADYNQLSGHPVFGTSWEGFVIENLLSVAPARTAASFYRTSAGAEIDLVLDLPGGKKWAIEIKSGLAPKLGKGFYNALEDVIPDRSFVVYAGSDRYPVSKETDAISLTELVQKLKEVK, from the coding sequence ATGATAAAAAGAGCCATATATCAAAAAGTTTTGCGTGCGCTTGATCGTCAAGCCGCCGCCGTGTTAATCGGTCCCCGCCAAGTCGGCAAAACCACACTGGCTCTTGAAATTTCGACCAGCCGGGAGGCTGTCTATCTGGATCTTGAATCCCTTGAAGACCGGGAAAAACTCAAAAACCCTGCCCTGTTTCTTGGCAAGAACGAAAATAAGCTCGTTATCCTCGATGAAATTCACCGCATGCCAGAGCTGTTTCAGGCTTTACGTGGCCTGATTGACCAAGGGCGACGCAAGGGATTGCGAACGGGCCGCTTTTTAATTTTGGGATCAGCTTCGATTGATCTACTGCGTCAATCAGGCGAAACACTGGCTGGGCGGATCGAATATATCGACATGGAACCACTAAACATCTTGGAAACAAGTAATGCAGATAATAATGCCGACCCGGCAAAGCTTTGGGTGCGTGGCGGGTTCCCTGATAGCTACCTTGCCACAAGTGACGAAGACAGCTATGCATACCGGCGTAACTTCATTCGTACTTATCTAAAAAGAGATGTGCCGCAATTCGGCCCGCGCATCCCTGCCGAAACGCTTGAGCGCCTATGGATCATGCTAGCCCACAGCCAGGGGCAACTTCTAAATGCTTCTCGCTTGGCCGCAAGCCTATCAGTTACCGCACCGACTATAAGCAGTTATATCGACCTGTTAACCGACCTCTTACTGGTGCGGCGATTGCGGCCTCTTCACGCCAACACCAAAAAGCGTCTAGTCAAAGCCCCGCGCGTTTATGTGCGCGATAGCGGTATTACTCATGCCTTGCTTGGCATAGCTGATTATAATCAGCTTTCCGGTCATCCTGTCTTTGGTACAAGTTGGGAAGGTTTTGTAATAGAAAATCTGCTTTCCGTAGCGCCTGCCAGAACAGCGGCCAGTTTCTACCGCACCTCGGCGGGCGCAGAAATTGACTTGGTGCTGGACTTGCCCGGAGGAAAAAAATGGGCCATAGAGATTAAAAGCGGTCTGGCACCCAAGCTGGGAAAGGGTTTTTACAATGCTCTTGAGGATGTAATCCCGGATCGTAGTTTTGTTGTTTATGCTGGATCAGACCGTTACCCGGTGTCGAAAGAAACAGATGCGATAAGCTTAACGGAGCTGGTGCAGAAATTGAAAGAAGTAAAATAA
- a CDS encoding type II toxin-antitoxin system HipA family toxin, whose product MKVMKKSAKMKFDLKNINALGVYLGNRRIGIINRLTGDRHIFSFEQDYIDDPNRPTLSLSFKGQTGDLVTSIRPVTKRLPPFFSNLLPEGHLRTYLAKHAGVNEEREFLLLAALGSDLPGAITVKPLEIELPKNTGEKADSPDQENEPFLRFSLAGVQLKFSAIMESSGGLTIPAGGSGGSWIVKLPSMRFPSVPENEYAMMRLARLIGINVPEVRLVSAKDIQGLPKDANSLEGNALGVKRFDRGQEDSKTHMEDFAQVFGVFPDAKYKNASYANIASVLQAEAGEDSINEFIRRLVFSIMIGNADMHLKNWSLLYPDSRAPILSPAYDLVSTIPYLPDDGLALTFGRSRSLKKITKDQVRRFADKAGLAMSTTWALVNETAAKTVDSWALLEEKDLLPNPIKKAIEEQIHSVVINN is encoded by the coding sequence ATGAAGGTGATGAAAAAGAGCGCTAAAATGAAATTTGATCTAAAAAATATTAATGCTTTAGGGGTTTATCTTGGCAACCGAAGGATAGGAATTATTAACCGCCTTACCGGTGATCGGCATATTTTCTCATTTGAGCAAGATTATATTGATGATCCCAACCGTCCCACTTTAAGTTTGTCCTTTAAAGGACAAACAGGGGATCTGGTGACATCCATACGCCCTGTGACAAAACGACTTCCGCCATTTTTCTCGAATCTCCTGCCAGAGGGTCATCTAAGAACTTATCTGGCAAAACATGCGGGCGTAAATGAAGAGCGAGAGTTTTTATTGCTTGCCGCTTTAGGCTCTGATCTTCCTGGGGCCATTACCGTCAAACCGCTGGAGATAGAATTACCAAAAAACACAGGAGAGAAGGCCGATTCTCCCGACCAAGAAAACGAACCCTTTCTAAGGTTTTCCCTGGCAGGGGTTCAATTAAAGTTTTCTGCCATCATGGAATCTTCGGGCGGTTTGACAATACCAGCCGGAGGAAGTGGCGGGTCATGGATTGTCAAGCTTCCATCAATGCGCTTCCCCTCCGTTCCCGAAAATGAATATGCCATGATGCGCCTGGCCAGATTGATCGGAATCAACGTCCCTGAAGTCCGTTTGGTTTCAGCAAAGGATATCCAAGGATTACCAAAAGATGCAAACAGCCTGGAAGGAAACGCCCTAGGCGTTAAACGCTTTGATCGCGGACAAGAGGATTCAAAAACACATATGGAAGACTTTGCCCAGGTTTTTGGTGTATTTCCCGACGCCAAATACAAAAACGCTAGCTATGCAAATATTGCATCTGTTCTCCAAGCTGAGGCAGGAGAGGATTCAATTAATGAATTTATACGCCGCCTGGTTTTTTCAATTATGATCGGTAACGCAGATATGCATTTAAAAAACTGGTCCTTGCTTTACCCAGATAGCCGAGCGCCCATCCTTTCTCCTGCATATGATCTTGTTTCTACAATTCCTTACCTTCCGGATGATGGCCTTGCTTTAACCTTCGGAAGGAGTCGGAGCCTAAAGAAAATCACCAAAGATCAGGTGCGCCGTTTTGCTGACAAAGCTGGACTTGCCATGAGCACAACCTGGGCCCTCGTAAACGAAACAGCCGCAAAGACAGTGGATAGCTGGGCTTTATTAGAGGAAAAGGATTTACTTCCAAACCCAATCAAAAAAGCGATAGAAGAGCAAATACATTCGGTGGTTATTAATAACTAA
- a CDS encoding Fic family protein translates to MEADVKQQEDRGEAIGLMEPLLISQGSRHRPELMDIAMDLAAKSSGLRRSLSPGVYKALAKLVRTMNCYYSNLIEDHNTHPIDIERSMEGDYSDDTKKRDLQLEAKAHIICQQWIDEGGLKGRAYTVEGLLETHRRFCELLPDDLLWVKNQTTEERVTVIPGQLRTRDVKVGDHLAVSAGSLPRFMERFEEVYCGLGKSESILAAAAAHHRFAWIHPFIDGNGRVARLMSHAAMLETLDTGGVWSVARGLARSVKSYKGHLKESDLPRRNDLDGRGNLSEEALAEFTRYFLEVCRDQVNFMEGLVQPDRLRTRILLWAEEEVRMKNLPEKAGTVLEALLYRGELPRGEIPEIIGAGDRQARRVTSALLKEGVLFSESSRAPLHLVFPAKLADRWMPNLFPEKTD, encoded by the coding sequence ATGGAAGCGGACGTAAAACAGCAAGAAGACAGAGGAGAAGCCATAGGATTGATGGAGCCTCTACTGATTTCCCAAGGCTCACGGCATCGGCCTGAATTAATGGATATTGCCATGGATTTAGCCGCAAAATCTTCCGGGCTCCGGCGTAGCCTGTCTCCAGGTGTTTACAAAGCTCTGGCAAAATTAGTCAGGACTATGAACTGCTATTACAGCAACCTTATCGAAGACCATAATACACATCCCATCGATATTGAACGATCGATGGAAGGTGATTATAGCGATGACACCAAAAAAAGAGACCTTCAACTGGAAGCAAAGGCCCATATTATTTGCCAGCAATGGATTGATGAGGGCGGCCTAAAGGGGCGCGCTTATACCGTTGAAGGTTTGCTGGAAACACATCGCCGTTTTTGTGAACTGCTACCGGATGATCTTCTTTGGGTAAAAAATCAAACCACAGAGGAAAGGGTCACGGTTATTCCCGGCCAATTACGAACACGGGATGTAAAAGTCGGTGATCACCTGGCTGTCAGCGCAGGGTCTCTGCCGCGCTTCATGGAACGATTTGAGGAAGTCTATTGCGGACTAGGAAAATCAGAATCTATTCTGGCCGCAGCAGCAGCTCATCACCGTTTTGCGTGGATTCATCCCTTTATTGATGGAAATGGTCGTGTGGCACGATTGATGTCTCATGCCGCAATGCTTGAAACTTTGGACACGGGGGGCGTGTGGTCTGTTGCTCGTGGTTTAGCGCGTAGTGTAAAAAGTTACAAAGGTCATTTAAAAGAATCTGATCTGCCGCGCCGCAATGATTTAGACGGTCGCGGCAATTTGAGCGAAGAAGCTCTGGCAGAATTTACGCGGTATTTTCTGGAGGTCTGCCGTGACCAGGTTAATTTTATGGAAGGCCTGGTCCAGCCAGATCGCCTACGCACTCGAATTTTACTTTGGGCTGAAGAAGAAGTCCGCATGAAAAACTTGCCCGAAAAAGCCGGGACAGTTTTAGAGGCTCTGCTCTATAGAGGTGAACTCCCACGCGGAGAAATTCCTGAGATCATTGGTGCCGGTGACCGGCAAGCACGCAGAGTTACATCTGCTCTGCTAAAAGAAGGTGTTCTATTCTCCGAAAGTTCCCGCGCGCCATTGCATTTGGTGTTTCCTGCAAAGCTAGCCGATAGATGGATGCCCAACCTATTCCCGGAGAAAACAGATTAG
- a CDS encoding nucleotidyl transferase AbiEii/AbiGii toxin family protein, giving the protein MISPIYREQVDLLLLVLPHVAKEEIFALKGGTAINLFVRNMPRLSVDIDLTYLPFDNRNTALENIFKALGRIKGSLENTLPGITVRINPQSDGHEAKLFCQLKGTLIKVEVNTTMRGHIHSPRLMQLTDAVQNEFGKFASINIVSHAELFGGKICAALDRQHPRDLFDVYHLFKNEGFTEEIRLGFLVSLLSHNRPIHEMIRPNFLDQEEVFEKQFSGMIFSSFSYDDYESTRKQLVQEIHRHLTDDDKRFLLSFKKGEPEWNLFPIEELPSMPAVKWKLMNIQKLSKGNLDKHAEQIDELKEALSD; this is encoded by the coding sequence ATGATTTCACCAATTTACCGTGAACAGGTTGACCTATTGCTTCTTGTTCTTCCCCATGTGGCAAAAGAGGAAATATTTGCTCTCAAGGGAGGAACAGCCATTAACCTGTTTGTCCGCAATATGCCGAGATTGTCGGTGGACATTGATCTCACCTACTTGCCTTTTGATAATCGGAATACAGCCTTGGAGAACATATTTAAAGCGCTTGGCAGGATAAAGGGTAGCTTGGAAAATACTCTTCCAGGGATAACAGTAAGGATCAATCCTCAATCTGATGGGCATGAAGCCAAACTTTTCTGTCAATTAAAGGGAACATTAATCAAAGTTGAAGTAAACACCACGATGCGCGGCCATATTCATTCTCCACGCTTGATGCAACTAACCGATGCTGTTCAAAATGAATTTGGAAAGTTTGCTTCTATAAATATTGTGTCGCATGCAGAGTTATTTGGGGGAAAAATTTGTGCCGCACTTGATCGACAACATCCACGAGATTTATTTGATGTTTATCATCTTTTCAAGAATGAAGGATTCACGGAAGAGATACGGCTAGGATTTCTGGTATCTTTATTGAGTCATAATCGGCCTATTCACGAGATGATCCGGCCAAACTTTTTGGATCAAGAGGAAGTGTTCGAAAAACAATTTTCCGGCATGATATTTTCGTCATTCAGCTACGATGATTATGAATCCACAAGAAAGCAACTCGTTCAAGAAATTCATAGGCATTTGACTGATGATGATAAAAGGTTCCTCTTGAGTTTCAAAAAAGGCGAGCCCGAATGGAATTTATTTCCAATTGAGGAATTGCCCAGTATGCCAGCCGTTAAATGGAAGCTTATGAATATCCAAAAACTGAGCAAGGGTAACCTCGACAAGCATGCGGAACAAATTGATGAATTAAAAGAAGCGCTTTCTGATTAG
- a CDS encoding type IV toxin-antitoxin system AbiEi family antitoxin, with translation MGIQNEIKIQKLLQKWPQGTVAMTSWLESLGISRQLQKKYVESQWIKSLARGAYKKTGDNVSWQGGLYALQMQASILVHVGALTALSMQGMAHYIRLGKERIFLLSPPRTTLPSWFRNHDWQQPVKHIKTSVLPEGLGLTDYEEKTFSIKISSPERAMLECLQLAPRELDLVECYQVMEGLTNLRPKKLQELLEKCSSIKVKRLFLYMAEKTGHQWMQFLNVSKLNLGKGDRAIVENGVYISKYHISIPKELANS, from the coding sequence ATGGGTATACAAAATGAGATAAAAATACAGAAACTCTTGCAAAAGTGGCCGCAGGGAACGGTAGCTATGACCTCCTGGCTGGAAAGTTTAGGCATATCCCGACAGCTCCAGAAAAAATACGTTGAAAGCCAGTGGATCAAAAGCCTGGCAAGGGGCGCATACAAAAAAACGGGCGATAATGTAAGCTGGCAAGGTGGCCTGTACGCATTACAAATGCAGGCAAGTATACTGGTACATGTTGGCGCGTTGACAGCTCTATCCATGCAGGGAATGGCCCACTACATACGCCTTGGCAAGGAACGAATATTTTTACTTTCTCCACCCAGAACAACTTTACCATCCTGGTTTAGAAATCATGATTGGCAACAGCCTGTTAAGCACATAAAAACATCTGTACTGCCGGAGGGATTGGGGCTAACGGATTATGAAGAAAAAACTTTCAGTATCAAAATATCCTCACCGGAACGTGCCATGCTTGAGTGCCTGCAATTGGCACCGCGTGAATTAGATTTAGTAGAGTGCTATCAGGTTATGGAAGGACTGACAAATTTGCGGCCCAAGAAGCTGCAAGAATTATTGGAAAAATGTTCTTCAATAAAGGTGAAACGACTTTTCCTTTACATGGCCGAGAAAACAGGTCACCAATGGATGCAATTCCTGAATGTCTCGAAGTTAAATCTTGGGAAAGGAGATCGCGCTATAGTGGAGAATGGCGTATATATTTCCAAATATCACATAAGCATACCAAAGGAACTGGCGAACTCATGA